One genomic window of Oncorhynchus kisutch isolate 150728-3 linkage group LG26, Okis_V2, whole genome shotgun sequence includes the following:
- the LOC109871107 gene encoding death-associated protein-like 1-A: protein MVQLSKSEMRESLELKAGHPPAVKAGGKRVAKKSYEESHATHHVNPEREHKVPKPRSAATSSRMQLVSVLMSGTLDKLGHDFPETPVSVKHSRLRPALEKAHSPAFKSTFCIQQPKKF from the exons ATGGTTCAGCTATCTAAATCTGAAATGAGAGAGAGTCTTGAATTGAAGGCTGGCCatcctccagcag TGAAGGCTGGGGGGAAACGAGTGGCCAAGAAGAGCTATGAGGAGAGTCATGCCACCCACCATGTGAACCCAGAGAGGGAACACAAGGTTCCCAAACCCAG ATCTGCAGCCACCTCCAGCCGAATGCAGCTAGTCAGTGTCTTGATGTCAGGGACACTTGACAAG TTGGGACATGACTTCCCAGAGACCCCAGTAAGTGTGAAACACAGCAGACTCAGACCTGCTTTGGAGAAGGCACACTCGCCAGCTTTCAAGTCTACCTTCTGCATCCAGCAACCGAAAAAGTTCTGA